In the genome of Candidatus Reidiella endopervernicosa, one region contains:
- a CDS encoding PAS domain-containing protein has product MLFRPVISLSSSRILIRSVVVGLLLCVFDIWVDVTLLGEGDLSQQLFAPEPVEVWVRLLLFSLSVAAGLFVQRLYRSLARADIELNSLRSDLEWRINERTIELENAMRKIEQQRYQRELLLNSTSDGIYGLDREGKTTFINQSGAAMLGYRPDELIGKHSHTQMHHSHADGREYPEKSCRMRAAVRDGETKYVSDEVLWREDGSSFRRGVAILRKFVLGIQAQANSKT; this is encoded by the coding sequence ATGCTGTTTAGACCCGTAATTTCACTGAGTAGTAGTCGGATTCTGATTCGCAGTGTTGTGGTCGGTCTGCTGCTCTGTGTGTTCGATATCTGGGTCGATGTCACCCTGCTGGGTGAGGGTGATCTTTCACAGCAACTCTTTGCGCCGGAACCGGTAGAGGTGTGGGTGCGACTACTGCTCTTCTCTCTCTCGGTTGCGGCAGGTCTATTTGTGCAGAGGCTCTACAGGAGTCTCGCGCGTGCCGATATTGAACTCAACTCCCTGCGTAGCGATCTGGAGTGGCGCATCAATGAGCGGACCATCGAGCTGGAAAATGCGATGCGCAAGATTGAGCAGCAGCGCTACCAACGTGAACTACTGCTCAACTCCACGAGTGATGGCATCTACGGCCTTGATCGTGAGGGCAAGACCACTTTCATTAACCAGAGCGGCGCAGCGATGCTCGGTTATCGACCAGATGAACTCATCGGCAAGCACAGCCATACGCAGATGCACCACTCCCATGCAGACGGCCGGGAGTATCCGGAGAAGAGCTGTCGCATGCGAGCTGCGGTCCGGGATGGTGAAACTAAATATGTAAGTGATGAGGTGCTGTGGCGCGAGGATGGCAGCAGTTTTCGCCGGGGAGTCGCTATTTTGCGAAAGTTTGTTTTGGGCATCCAAGCCCAAGCAAACAGCAAAACTTAA
- the rsxA gene encoding electron transport complex subunit RsxA, with translation MTEYALILVSTILVNNFVLVKFLGLCPFMGVSRKLETATGMGLATTFVLTLSSICSYLANEFLLAPLGLEYLRTITFILVIAVVVQFTEMVVRKTSPLLYQVLGIFLPLITTNCAVLGVALLNIQEQHSFLQSAVYGFGAAIGFSMVLVLFAAIRERVAVADVPAPFQGAAIALITAGLMSLAFMGFSGLVKG, from the coding sequence ATGACCGAATACGCGCTCATTCTTGTCAGCACCATCCTGGTCAACAACTTCGTGCTGGTGAAGTTTCTGGGGCTCTGCCCCTTCATGGGTGTCTCACGCAAGCTGGAAACCGCCACCGGTATGGGGCTGGCTACCACCTTTGTATTAACCCTCTCCTCGATCTGCTCCTATCTGGCCAACGAATTTCTGCTCGCACCGCTCGGGCTTGAGTATCTGCGCACCATCACCTTTATATTGGTGATTGCAGTGGTGGTGCAGTTCACCGAGATGGTGGTACGCAAGACCAGCCCGCTGCTCTATCAGGTACTCGGCATCTTCCTGCCACTGATTACTACCAACTGCGCCGTACTCGGCGTGGCGCTGCTCAACATTCAGGAGCAGCACAGTTTCCTGCAGTCGGCGGTTTACGGCTTTGGCGCCGCCATCGGCTTCTCAATGGTGCTGGTACTGTTTGCTGCGATCCGTGAGCGTGTGGCCGTTGCCGACGTCCCGGCCCCCTTCCAGGGTGCCGCCATCGCACTGATTACAGCCGGCCTGATGTCACTTGCCTTTATGGGCTTCTCCGGACTGGTTAAGGGGTAA
- the rsxB gene encoding electron transport complex subunit RsxB, translating to MLTAILALGTLAALFGLLLGYSAIRFKVESDPVVDQVDAILPQTQCGQCGFPGCRPYAEAIANGEAPINQCPPGGESVIVALADLLGRDPLPLNEEHGEHKGKMVAVIDENICIGCTLCIQACPVDAILGAAKQMTTVIESECTGCELCIPPCPVECIDMEPLEREIGDWKWPLPEHEVDS from the coding sequence ATGCTGACGGCGATTCTTGCGCTCGGCACTCTGGCCGCCCTGTTCGGACTGCTGCTCGGCTACTCCGCAATCCGTTTCAAGGTCGAGAGCGACCCCGTGGTCGATCAGGTCGATGCGATCCTGCCACAGACCCAGTGTGGCCAGTGCGGTTTTCCCGGCTGTCGTCCCTACGCCGAGGCGATTGCCAACGGCGAGGCGCCGATCAACCAGTGCCCCCCCGGCGGTGAATCGGTCATTGTTGCCCTCGCCGACCTGCTCGGCCGCGATCCGCTGCCACTCAACGAGGAGCACGGCGAGCACAAAGGGAAGATGGTCGCCGTCATCGATGAGAATATCTGCATCGGTTGTACCCTCTGCATCCAGGCCTGTCCGGTCGATGCCATCCTCGGCGCTGCCAAACAGATGACCACCGTGATCGAGAGCGAGTGCACCGGCTGCGAACTCTGCATCCCCCCCTGTCCAGTCGAGTGCATCGACATGGAACCACTCGAGCGTGAGATCGGCGACTGGAAGTGGCCGCTGCCCGAGCACGAGGTGGATTCATGA
- the rsxC gene encoding electron transport complex subunit RsxC produces the protein MSRKLWTYHGGLHLPDEKEISTARPLATLPLPRQLTIPLQQHIGEPTTPLVKVGDKVLKGQKIADAGAYVSAPLHAPSSGTVTAIGMAAVPHPSGMSAAAITIETDGEDRWIEDRNPVSDHKSLNPTELREKIHQAGIVGLGGAGFPSFIKLNPGARTSIDSLIINGAECEPYISCDDMLMRSRPEAVLEGAQIMAHALHADTVIIAIEENKPDAYAALRAALHGCGCSNVELVMIPIRYPTGGEKQLIKVITGREVPQNGLPIDLGIVCHNVATAASVFDAVIQDQPLISRIVTVTGEGVAQPQNLIVPLGAPIESLIEACGGYTEQAERLVMGGPMMGIAIHSDEVPVIKTANCFLLTRIPATEQSVRPCIRCGACADVCPAQLLPQQLFWYAQANDFEKVQDYNLFDCIECGCCSHVCPSHLPLVHFYRYAKNEIWEQERERGKADIARQRHEARQERQARDKAEREAKLRKKREALKAKESGSDKKDEKDSKQAAIQAALDRVRAKQHGGDNKPKNIDNLTPEQQRAIDEADARRQRMRDQEQQPNTKGEGQS, from the coding sequence ATGAGCCGCAAGCTTTGGACATACCACGGAGGTCTCCACCTGCCTGATGAGAAGGAGATCTCGACCGCACGTCCACTTGCCACGCTGCCGCTGCCCAGGCAGCTGACCATCCCGCTGCAGCAGCATATCGGTGAACCAACCACACCACTGGTCAAGGTGGGCGACAAGGTACTCAAGGGGCAGAAGATCGCCGACGCGGGTGCCTACGTCAGCGCGCCGCTACATGCACCCAGCTCGGGAACTGTTACTGCCATCGGCATGGCGGCAGTCCCTCACCCATCGGGAATGAGCGCAGCGGCTATCACCATCGAAACCGATGGCGAGGATCGCTGGATCGAGGATCGCAACCCTGTCAGCGACCATAAAAGTCTCAATCCCACCGAACTGCGCGAGAAGATTCATCAGGCCGGTATCGTCGGACTGGGTGGCGCCGGCTTCCCCTCCTTTATCAAACTCAACCCCGGCGCACGCACCTCGATCGACAGCCTGATCATCAACGGAGCTGAGTGCGAACCCTATATCAGCTGCGACGACATGCTGATGCGCAGCCGCCCCGAAGCGGTACTTGAGGGCGCCCAGATCATGGCCCACGCGCTGCACGCCGATACGGTCATTATCGCCATTGAAGAGAATAAACCCGACGCCTACGCCGCTCTTCGAGCCGCCTTGCACGGCTGCGGTTGCAGCAATGTCGAGCTGGTAATGATCCCAATCCGCTACCCAACCGGTGGCGAGAAGCAGCTGATCAAGGTGATCACCGGCAGGGAGGTACCGCAGAACGGTCTGCCGATCGACCTCGGCATCGTCTGCCATAACGTCGCCACTGCCGCGAGCGTCTTTGACGCCGTCATCCAGGACCAACCTCTGATCTCTCGCATCGTCACCGTGACTGGCGAAGGTGTTGCTCAACCACAGAATCTGATCGTACCGCTCGGAGCACCCATTGAATCACTGATTGAGGCGTGCGGCGGTTACACCGAACAGGCAGAACGGCTGGTGATGGGGGGGCCGATGATGGGCATTGCCATCCACAGCGACGAAGTACCGGTAATCAAAACCGCCAACTGTTTTCTGCTCACCCGTATTCCGGCCACTGAACAGTCGGTACGGCCCTGCATCCGCTGTGGCGCATGCGCCGATGTCTGCCCTGCACAGCTGCTTCCGCAGCAGCTCTTCTGGTACGCACAGGCCAACGATTTTGAGAAGGTGCAGGACTACAACCTGTTCGACTGCATCGAGTGTGGCTGTTGCTCACACGTCTGCCCCAGCCATCTTCCGCTGGTCCACTTCTACCGCTACGCCAAGAATGAGATCTGGGAGCAGGAGCGTGAACGCGGCAAGGCCGACATCGCCCGTCAGCGCCATGAGGCACGCCAGGAGCGACAGGCACGCGATAAAGCGGAGCGTGAAGCGAAGCTGCGCAAGAAGCGTGAGGCGCTGAAGGCGAAAGAGAGTGGTAGTGACAAAAAGGATGAGAAGGATAGCAAGCAGGCGGCCATCCAGGCGGCACTGGATCGGGTACGCGCCAAACAACACGGCGGCGATAACAAACCAAAGAACATCGACAACCTGACCCCGGAGCAGCAGCGCGCCATCGACGAGGCCGATGCCCGTCGTCAACGCATGCGCGATCAGGAGCAACAACCGAATACTAAAGGAGAGGGGCAATCATGA
- the rsxD gene encoding electron transport complex subunit RsxD, translating to MKFATASSPHTPSTGELNALMRQVIYALLPAIATAWWFFGWGVLINIAVASIFALGAEAAILLLRNRPLAPALSDCSALLTAILLGLALPALAPWWLAAVGALFAIVFAKQLYGGLGFNPFNPAMVGYVVLLISFPLEMTSWPAPQELATVSLSLVETLSYSFGGTLPATLGLDALTTATPLDAIKTGVGLEQSVAAISQSPLFGEFGGKGWEWLAAAYLLGGLWLLYKRIISWHIPAGLLGALALIATLFWLGDASRYASPLFHLFSGAAIIGAFFIATDPISAATTLRGRLLFGIGIGLITYIIRTWGGYPDGIAFAVLLMNMAAPTLDYYTRPRVFGQGGR from the coding sequence ATGAAGTTCGCCACCGCTAGCTCCCCACACACACCCTCGACCGGTGAACTCAACGCGCTAATGCGTCAGGTGATCTATGCACTGTTGCCTGCCATTGCGACCGCCTGGTGGTTCTTCGGCTGGGGCGTGCTGATCAATATTGCTGTCGCATCCATCTTTGCCCTCGGTGCTGAGGCCGCCATACTACTACTGCGTAACCGTCCACTCGCACCCGCACTCTCTGACTGCAGCGCCCTGCTCACCGCAATACTGCTCGGGCTGGCACTACCCGCCCTCGCCCCCTGGTGGCTGGCTGCTGTCGGTGCCCTGTTTGCCATCGTCTTTGCCAAGCAGCTCTACGGTGGTCTCGGTTTTAATCCCTTCAACCCAGCGATGGTCGGCTACGTGGTACTGCTGATCTCATTCCCTCTCGAGATGACCAGCTGGCCCGCACCACAAGAGCTGGCAACGGTAAGTCTCTCACTCGTCGAGACCCTGAGCTATAGCTTCGGCGGCACACTACCCGCCACACTCGGCCTCGATGCACTCACCACCGCCACCCCACTTGATGCGATCAAGACCGGTGTCGGCCTGGAGCAGAGTGTCGCGGCCATCAGCCAATCACCGCTGTTTGGTGAGTTCGGTGGCAAGGGGTGGGAGTGGCTGGCAGCCGCCTACCTGCTCGGCGGTCTCTGGCTGCTCTACAAACGCATCATCAGCTGGCACATCCCGGCCGGACTGCTCGGTGCACTGGCCCTCATCGCCACCCTCTTCTGGCTCGGGGATGCCAGCCGCTACGCCTCGCCGCTGTTCCACCTCTTCAGCGGTGCCGCAATCATCGGTGCCTTCTTTATTGCCACCGATCCGATCAGTGCCGCCACCACGCTGCGTGGCCGTCTACTGTTTGGTATCGGTATCGGACTGATCACCTACATCATCCGTACCTGGGGTGGCTACCCCGACGGCATCGCCTTCGCCGTGTTATTGATGAACATGGCCGCTCCCACGCTCGACTACTACACCCGTCCGCGTGTATTTGGTCAGGGGGGACGCTGA
- the rsxG gene encoding electron transport complex subunit RsxG: MLFRHIIGTMLLLALFAVVGTGLVALTHAGTQERIAANEREALLKSIHALIPPSSHDNDIFTDTVAVIDPLLGNDEPHTAYRARSGAQAVAVVLTPIAPDGYNGTIKLLVAINHDSTLAGVRILSHRETPGLGDGIEVERSDWVLGFNSRSLSDPAIKQWGVKKDGGAFDQFTGATITPRAVVNAVKQSLLYFRDHRDTLFALPQQETTDNG, encoded by the coding sequence ATGCTGTTCCGTCACATCATCGGCACCATGCTACTGCTGGCCCTGTTTGCCGTGGTTGGCACCGGACTGGTCGCCTTGACCCACGCCGGCACCCAGGAGCGTATCGCCGCTAACGAGCGTGAGGCGCTCCTGAAATCGATCCACGCGCTGATCCCCCCCAGCAGCCACGACAACGACATCTTTACCGACACCGTAGCGGTGATCGATCCGCTCCTCGGTAATGACGAACCCCACACCGCCTACCGCGCCCGCAGCGGTGCTCAAGCCGTCGCGGTAGTGCTCACCCCGATCGCACCCGACGGTTACAACGGCACCATCAAGCTGCTGGTGGCGATCAACCACGACAGCACCCTGGCCGGGGTGCGCATTCTCAGCCATCGTGAGACACCCGGACTGGGTGACGGCATCGAGGTCGAGCGCTCCGACTGGGTGCTTGGCTTTAATAGTCGCTCTCTCTCCGACCCCGCAATCAAACAGTGGGGCGTAAAGAAGGATGGTGGTGCGTTTGACCAGTTCACCGGCGCCACCATCACCCCACGGGCCGTGGTCAATGCGGTCAAACAGAGCCTGCTATATTTCAGAGACCACCGCGACACGCTCTTCGCACTGCCGCAGCAGGAGACAACAGACAATGGCTGA
- a CDS encoding electron transport complex subunit E, which produces MADIGYGKISYDGFWGNNPAFVQLLGLCPLLAVTSTFVNGLGLGIATTLVLIASNLTVSAIRNWVRPEVRIPVFVLVIASFVTTVELSMNAYFHDLYKILGIFIPLIVTNCAIIGRAEAFASKNNLPRAFVDGLTMGLGFTLVLVLLGGLREAVGQGTLFAQAHLMFGEGARALQITLIEDYRGFLLAILPPGAFIGLGLLIAVKNVIDKRIADSKRVLSSQRIVLDEGQ; this is translated from the coding sequence ATGGCTGATATCGGCTACGGCAAGATCAGTTACGACGGCTTCTGGGGGAACAACCCTGCCTTTGTACAGCTGCTAGGGCTCTGTCCGCTGCTGGCGGTCACCTCCACCTTCGTCAACGGACTGGGGCTTGGTATTGCCACCACACTGGTACTGATCGCCTCCAACCTGACCGTCTCGGCAATCCGCAACTGGGTCCGTCCCGAGGTACGCATTCCCGTCTTCGTACTGGTCATCGCCTCATTCGTCACCACCGTAGAGCTATCGATGAACGCCTACTTCCACGACCTCTACAAGATTCTCGGCATCTTCATTCCACTGATCGTCACCAACTGCGCCATCATCGGTCGCGCCGAGGCGTTTGCCTCCAAAAACAACCTGCCACGTGCCTTTGTCGACGGTCTCACCATGGGACTCGGTTTCACTCTGGTACTGGTCCTACTCGGCGGTCTACGCGAGGCGGTCGGCCAGGGCACCCTGTTTGCCCAGGCACACCTGATGTTTGGCGAAGGTGCACGTGCACTGCAGATCACACTGATTGAGGACTACCGCGGCTTCCTGCTCGCCATTCTTCCTCCAGGTGCATTTATTGGCCTCGGCCTGCTGATTGCAGTGAAAAACGTCATCGATAAACGCATTGCCGATAGCAAGCGTGTCCTCAGCTCACAGCGTATCGTCCTCGATGAGGGTCAGTAG
- a CDS encoding ATP-binding protein translates to MIGTSIAWNLAHQQQMAIELASIAARENFNKDQAFRLWGTLHGGVYVRPDERTPRSPYLAHLPDRDLTTTDGVELTLMNPAYMLRQMMDEYSELYGIKGKITGKILLNPNNKADAWELEALDSFERGIGEVADVAEIDNAPYVRLMKPMYMQKGCEKCHGHLGFKEGDLRGGVGVAIPLQPYIESSSANSRAMMVTHSAVWLLGLGGITLIVRQRRKRAIDEEHAKLLEKEKLEAESANKAKSDFLSRMSHELRTPLNAIIGFTQIMQLDNKDSVIDESIDEVSRASHHLLELINEVLDLSRIESGRMELSLSPIDCRRLINECITLISPLAKTRGIEIELRNGNALCPAVIGDRVRLKQVIVNLLSNAVKYNRDGGRVTIDYGANEQTGGIRITDTGDGLSQDEQAQLFQPFHRLHAEVSEVEGTGIGLVISKRLVELMDGELGVDSTPGSGSTFWFKTPLSDQPVAADESSSDETSHSIEDEESDALKTVLYIEDNPSNVLLMEHLFKRRPDLRLITAQQPSLGIELAQAHRPQMIMLDLSMPGMHGFEVKAVLEKDESTRNIPVIAVTASAMPGDIEKGKLAGFRYYMTKPINVAEVFRVVDDILGEA, encoded by the coding sequence GTGATCGGTACTTCTATCGCATGGAATCTCGCCCATCAGCAGCAGATGGCGATCGAACTTGCTTCTATCGCAGCGCGAGAGAATTTTAATAAGGATCAGGCCTTTCGCCTCTGGGGAACATTGCATGGCGGCGTCTATGTCCGCCCCGATGAACGCACCCCGCGCAGCCCCTATCTAGCCCATCTACCCGATCGTGACCTCACCACCACCGATGGCGTTGAGCTGACGCTGATGAATCCCGCCTACATGCTGCGACAGATGATGGATGAGTACTCCGAACTCTACGGCATCAAGGGCAAGATCACCGGCAAGATCCTACTCAACCCAAACAACAAGGCCGATGCATGGGAGCTGGAGGCGCTCGATTCATTCGAACGTGGTATAGGTGAAGTAGCGGACGTTGCCGAGATCGATAACGCGCCCTACGTGCGCCTGATGAAGCCGATGTATATGCAAAAGGGTTGCGAGAAGTGTCATGGACACCTCGGCTTTAAGGAGGGCGATCTTCGCGGCGGTGTTGGTGTCGCGATTCCACTACAGCCCTATATAGAGAGCAGCTCGGCCAATAGCCGTGCAATGATGGTTACTCACTCCGCCGTCTGGCTACTCGGCCTGGGCGGTATCACTCTGATAGTCAGACAGCGCCGTAAACGCGCCATTGATGAGGAGCACGCCAAGCTCCTGGAGAAAGAGAAACTTGAGGCCGAGAGCGCCAACAAAGCGAAATCCGACTTTCTCTCGCGCATGAGCCATGAGCTGCGCACCCCTCTCAACGCCATTATCGGCTTTACCCAGATTATGCAGCTCGACAATAAGGACAGCGTCATTGATGAGAGCATTGATGAGGTCTCCCGTGCCAGCCACCACCTACTGGAGCTGATCAACGAAGTACTCGATCTGTCTCGAATCGAGTCCGGTCGCATGGAGTTATCGCTATCGCCGATTGATTGCAGAAGGCTAATTAATGAGTGCATCACACTCATCTCACCGCTGGCCAAAACACGCGGCATTGAGATCGAGCTCCGAAACGGCAACGCCCTCTGCCCTGCCGTAATCGGCGACCGGGTGCGCCTCAAACAGGTGATCGTCAACCTGCTCTCCAACGCCGTGAAGTACAACCGTGATGGGGGACGAGTCACCATCGACTACGGAGCGAATGAACAAACGGGAGGGATACGCATCACCGATACCGGGGATGGGCTCAGCCAAGATGAGCAGGCACAGCTATTTCAGCCATTCCACCGGCTACATGCCGAGGTGAGTGAGGTTGAGGGAACCGGCATTGGACTGGTGATTAGCAAACGGCTGGTAGAGCTGATGGATGGTGAGCTTGGCGTCGATAGCACACCCGGCAGCGGCAGCACCTTCTGGTTCAAGACTCCACTTAGTGATCAACCCGTAGCGGCCGATGAATCCTCTTCTGATGAAACCTCCCATTCGATCGAAGACGAGGAGAGTGACGCGCTTAAAACCGTACTCTATATCGAAGATAATCCATCCAATGTTCTACTCATGGAGCACCTCTTTAAACGTCGCCCCGATCTCAGGTTGATCACAGCCCAGCAACCCTCTCTCGGAATTGAGCTGGCCCAGGCACACCGCCCACAGATGATCATGTTGGACCTCAGCATGCCAGGCATGCACGGCTTTGAGGTCAAGGCGGTACTCGAGAAGGACGAATCGACACGCAACATACCGGTGATTGCTGTCACCGCAAGCGCCATGCCCGGCGATATTGAGAAAGGAAAATTGGCCGGTTTTCGTTACTACATGACCAAGCCGATCAACGTTGCCGAGGTGTTCCGCGTTGTTGACGATATTCTCGGTGAAGCGTAG
- the nth gene encoding endonuclease III, with product MNPQKRHEIFSRFQTNNPHPTTELNYDSTFELLISVILSAQATDVGVNKATAKLYPIANTPEAIYALGEEGLKHYIKTIGLFNSKAANVIKACKMLIELHDSEVPEDRAALEALPGVGRKTANVVLNTALGHPTMAVDTHIFRLSNRTRIAPGKNVVEVEKKLLKFIPAEFMQDAHHWLILHGRYTCIARKPRCGSCIIEDLCEFKDKNLD from the coding sequence ATGAATCCGCAGAAACGGCACGAGATCTTCTCACGCTTTCAGACAAACAATCCCCACCCGACCACTGAGCTCAATTACGACTCCACCTTTGAGCTGCTGATCTCCGTAATCCTATCGGCACAGGCAACCGATGTGGGTGTTAACAAGGCCACCGCAAAACTCTATCCGATCGCCAATACACCGGAGGCGATCTATGCGCTGGGTGAAGAGGGACTGAAGCACTACATCAAGACCATCGGTCTGTTTAACAGCAAAGCGGCGAATGTGATCAAGGCGTGCAAGATGCTGATCGAGCTGCACGATAGTGAAGTACCGGAAGATCGTGCCGCACTTGAGGCGTTACCGGGGGTCGGGCGCAAGACCGCCAACGTGGTACTCAACACCGCCTTAGGCCATCCAACCATGGCCGTCGATACCCACATCTTTAGACTCTCAAACCGTACCAGGATCGCGCCGGGAAAAAATGTCGTCGAGGTCGAGAAAAAACTACTGAAGTTTATTCCCGCGGAGTTCATGCAGGATGCCCACCACTGGCTGATTCTGCACGGACGCTACACCTGTATTGCGCGCAAACCGCGCTGTGGTAGCTGCATTATCGAAGACCTGTGTGAATTTAAGGATAAGAACCTCGATTGA
- a CDS encoding DUF211 domain-containing protein: MSRVQRVILDVLKPHQPNVLDFARAIAAIGDDYRVDVRVIEVDENTETLQVEIEGSDIDFEAVNVAISENGASLHSIDVVSVASTTE; encoded by the coding sequence ATGTCCCGCGTTCAAAGAGTCATTCTCGATGTGCTCAAACCCCATCAACCCAATGTGCTCGATTTCGCTCGTGCGATTGCCGCTATCGGTGATGATTACCGGGTCGATGTACGGGTGATTGAGGTCGATGAGAACACCGAAACGCTGCAGGTCGAAATCGAAGGAAGTGATATCGATTTTGAAGCGGTAAATGTGGCGATCAGTGAAAACGGCGCCTCACTGCACAGTATTGATGTTGTCTCGGTGGCTAGCACCACTGAGTAG
- a CDS encoding GGDEF domain-containing protein: MQNQIAELLIDGEIEPAKMIFYNEAIPSQEKAMSLMGEFIALQHIHNSMELSHTSREIEFEKKVIAALLVFGLVISFIIASRVVAKINKEIEQRNKIENELEERVERRTRELTYLASHDSLTELPNRTVFNEQLGNSIQQAKRYKKCSALLFLDLDGFKAINDGYGHAAGDYALREVAAKLKHIIRGSDVLARVGGDEFTIILNDVKEESNATRICEQVIESLNQPIDFSGLNLQLGVSIGITFFMNDRRSADELLTEADDAMYIAKDLGKNRMQISKHADRESNVHPFPGERSNA; this comes from the coding sequence GTGCAGAATCAGATCGCCGAATTGCTCATCGATGGTGAAATCGAACCTGCCAAGATGATCTTCTACAACGAAGCGATTCCGAGTCAGGAGAAGGCGATGTCGTTGATGGGGGAGTTCATCGCACTACAGCATATCCACAACAGTATGGAGCTCTCACATACCAGCCGCGAGATCGAATTTGAGAAGAAGGTGATCGCTGCACTGCTCGTCTTTGGTCTGGTGATCAGCTTTATTATCGCCTCCCGCGTGGTGGCGAAGATCAATAAAGAGATCGAGCAGCGTAACAAGATCGAGAACGAGCTTGAGGAACGTGTTGAGCGTCGTACTCGGGAGCTGACCTATCTCGCTTCGCACGATTCTCTGACTGAACTGCCCAACCGTACGGTATTTAATGAGCAGCTGGGAAACTCGATTCAACAGGCGAAACGCTATAAGAAGTGTTCAGCGCTGCTGTTCCTCGATCTTGATGGATTCAAGGCGATAAACGATGGGTATGGTCACGCTGCTGGTGATTATGCGCTGCGCGAGGTTGCAGCAAAATTGAAACATATTATTCGTGGTTCCGATGTGCTGGCGCGAGTCGGTGGTGATGAGTTCACCATTATCCTCAACGATGTGAAGGAAGAGAGTAACGCAACGCGCATCTGTGAACAGGTGATCGAGTCGCTTAACCAACCGATCGATTTTTCTGGTCTCAATCTGCAGCTGGGTGTCTCAATCGGAATTACCTTCTTCATGAATGACCGACGCTCTGCCGACGAACTACTCACCGAGGCGGATGATGCGATGTATATTGCTAAAGATCTGGGTAAAAATCGCATGCAGATCTCCAAGCATGCCGACCGTGAGTCCAATGTTCACCCCTTCCCGGGTGAACGATCCAACGCCTAA
- a CDS encoding DUF1841 family protein, protein MLFGQDRDQMRRFYCEVWRKHQSREPLEPMEQILAETIVKHPEYQTLLDDPESALQHEAPLGMGVDNPFLHMGMHIALHEQVSTDRPAGIGALYRALLAKASDAHDVEHKMMECLGDALFHAQQSGTAPDDVSYLECIKKINT, encoded by the coding sequence ATGTTATTCGGTCAAGACCGGGATCAGATGCGCCGCTTCTACTGTGAAGTATGGCGTAAACATCAGTCGCGCGAACCTCTCGAACCGATGGAGCAGATACTCGCCGAGACCATCGTTAAACACCCCGAGTACCAGACGCTACTCGATGATCCTGAAAGTGCTCTGCAGCACGAGGCACCGCTCGGCATGGGCGTCGACAATCCCTTTCTGCATATGGGAATGCATATCGCCCTGCATGAGCAGGTCTCCACCGATCGTCCGGCGGGAATTGGTGCCCTCTATCGAGCTTTACTGGCAAAGGCGAGCGATGCCCATGACGTTGAGCACAAAATGATGGAGTGCCTCGGCGACGCACTATTCCACGCCCAACAGAGTGGCACCGCACCCGACGATGTTTCCTACCTTGAATGCATTAAGAAAATTAATACATAA